The following coding sequences are from one Arcobacter nitrofigilis DSM 7299 window:
- a CDS encoding transporter substrate-binding domain-containing protein produces the protein MKKLFKLLVTGIFISFMHVNASETPSKIVVASGSTSIPNSYIIHGKHTGHEVDIWNEISKKTGLKVEFITGEFNTLFGYLDSKKADTVGNTITVNKRRLEKYDFSEPYAYIPEKLIVHPNRTDIKKLKDIAGMTCGFSAGSNGGNLFEQIAKKKGIKINMISYDSSELLNEAFRRGKVDVMIFAGAEAAYKIKNGFIKARMVEENIAVGEKAYPFVKNNERSKKLRIIVSKAINEMKKDGSLAKIYEKWYGMDFGHKPENTAIAK, from the coding sequence ATGAAAAAATTATTTAAATTATTAGTCACTGGAATTTTTATTTCTTTTATGCATGTTAATGCAAGTGAAACTCCTAGTAAAATCGTTGTTGCTTCTGGTTCTACCTCAATTCCTAATTCATACATTATTCATGGTAAACATACAGGACATGAAGTAGATATTTGGAATGAAATTTCTAAAAAAACAGGATTAAAAGTTGAATTTATTACGGGTGAATTTAATACATTATTTGGATATTTAGATTCAAAAAAAGCTGATACTGTAGGAAATACAATTACTGTTAACAAAAGAAGATTAGAAAAATATGATTTTTCAGAACCATATGCTTATATTCCAGAAAAATTAATTGTTCATCCAAATAGAACAGATATCAAAAAACTTAAAGATATTGCTGGTATGACTTGTGGTTTTTCTGCTGGTTCTAATGGTGGTAATTTATTTGAACAAATTGCAAAGAAAAAAGGTATCAAAATTAATATGATATCTTATGATAGTAGCGAATTGTTAAATGAAGCATTTCGTAGAGGAAAAGTTGATGTTATGATTTTTGCTGGTGCAGAAGCTGCATATAAAATCAAAAATGGCTTTATAAAAGCAAGAATGGTTGAAGAAAATATTGCAGTTGGAGAAAAAGCTTATCCTTTTGTAAAAAATAATGAACGTTCTAAAAAATTAAGAATTATAGTTTCAAAAGCTATTAATGAAATGAAAAAAGATGGATCATTGGCAAAAATCTATGAGAAATGGTATGGAATGGATTTTGGTCATAAACCAGAAAATACGGCAATTGCAAAATAA
- a CDS encoding amino acid ABC transporter permease → MNFDFVWFLNLFPIVLPALKLTISIALISLFLTLCLSILIAIIRYYKVKGLYQIFGLYITFFRATPLVAQLFILYFGLPSIFPFLESMTAYEATVIALTLNTSSFMAEDLRGALESIDKGQNEACYSMGMTKFQTMKRVILPQAFIFALPSIGNRFIGIIKGTALGFTVGLADIMAKSKIEAALSLRFFEAYLCVTIIYLVLVIIVERVLKYIEKRVEKVC, encoded by the coding sequence ATGAATTTTGATTTTGTATGGTTTTTAAATTTATTTCCTATCGTTCTTCCTGCTTTGAAATTAACTATTTCTATTGCATTGATTTCTTTATTTTTGACTTTATGCCTATCTATTCTTATCGCTATAATTAGATATTATAAAGTAAAAGGTTTGTATCAAATTTTTGGTCTTTATATAACTTTTTTTAGAGCAACGCCTCTTGTTGCACAATTATTTATATTGTATTTTGGTCTTCCTAGTATATTTCCATTTTTGGAATCTATGACGGCATATGAAGCTACTGTCATTGCCCTTACTTTAAATACATCTTCTTTTATGGCTGAAGATTTAAGAGGTGCTTTAGAATCGATTGATAAGGGACAAAATGAAGCATGTTATTCAATGGGAATGACAAAATTTCAAACAATGAAACGTGTTATTTTGCCTCAAGCTTTTATTTTTGCACTTCCTTCAATTGGAAATAGATTTATTGGTATTATTAAAGGTACTGCTCTTGGTTTTACTGTTGGACTTGCAGATATTATGGCAAAGTCAAAAATAGAAGCTGCCCTTAGTTTACGTTTTTTTGAAGCTTATTTATGCGTTACAATCATATATTTAGTTTTAGTAATTATTGTTGAAAGAGTTTTGAAATATATAGAGAAAAGAGTAGAAAAAGTTTGTTAA